A stretch of the Mycobacteroides immunogenum genome encodes the following:
- a CDS encoding sensor domain-containing protein, whose product MTAVKNTAGGLMAGKAVRKQVSAALCATAIAVLALAGCGAQQDTHETAAPATATTSRSVNAPAPSLPDTGPAGLTGWPGQDKITEEAMVAALFTDEEIARALDTEVAKTNKRDKPFTATASDDTSCNVTQGLTVESVGKDYETFRGTEMLLGDAKSPDAQVYQAIAAYSDKNAAQSQFATASDQVKECDGKTYNFTDPEGNKVPVTVSVSRTEAKRANWVLTYGPSKYRCFVSYNGVANVVVQTQVCARSNSKQLVQKMADMIVDKLQLS is encoded by the coding sequence ATGACCGCGGTGAAGAACACAGCAGGGGGGCTCATGGCGGGAAAGGCCGTGCGGAAGCAGGTCAGCGCGGCGCTGTGTGCGACGGCGATCGCCGTGCTGGCACTGGCCGGGTGCGGCGCCCAGCAGGACACGCACGAGACTGCCGCCCCTGCCACGGCGACAACCTCACGGAGCGTGAACGCACCGGCGCCGTCGCTGCCGGACACTGGACCGGCCGGGCTGACGGGATGGCCCGGCCAGGACAAGATCACCGAGGAAGCCATGGTGGCGGCGCTGTTCACCGACGAGGAGATCGCCAGGGCCCTGGACACCGAAGTCGCCAAAACGAACAAGCGGGACAAGCCCTTCACGGCCACCGCATCCGACGACACGAGCTGCAATGTGACGCAGGGGCTTACGGTCGAGTCGGTCGGTAAGGACTACGAGACGTTCCGCGGTACCGAGATGCTGCTCGGCGACGCCAAGAGCCCGGACGCGCAGGTGTATCAGGCCATCGCCGCCTACAGCGACAAGAACGCGGCTCAATCGCAATTCGCGACGGCCAGCGACCAGGTCAAGGAATGCGACGGGAAGACCTACAACTTCACTGATCCGGAGGGCAACAAGGTGCCGGTGACGGTTTCCGTGTCGCGCACCGAAGCCAAGAGGGCGAACTGGGTCTTGACCTACGGGCCGAGCAAGTACCGCTGCTTCGTGTCGTACAACGGGGTCGCCAATGTCGTTGTGCAGACCCAGGTGTGCGCGCGAAGCAATTCAAAGCAGCTGGTGCAGAAGATGGCCGACATGATCGTCGACAAACTGCAGCTGAGCTGA
- a CDS encoding BlaI/MecI/CopY family transcriptional regulator, whose product MFGMARLGELERAVMDHLWSSPEPQTVRQVHEALSVRRDLAYTTVMTVLQRLAKKDLVVQHRDDRAHRYAPVHGRDELVAGLMVDALAQANNSGAREAALVHFVERVGPDEADALRRALADLEAKDPSAGGRPTA is encoded by the coding sequence ATGTTCGGAATGGCACGCCTGGGCGAACTTGAACGCGCGGTGATGGACCACCTGTGGTCCTCCCCCGAGCCTCAGACCGTCCGTCAGGTCCACGAAGCGTTGTCGGTGCGGCGTGATCTCGCCTACACGACCGTGATGACCGTGCTACAACGCCTTGCCAAGAAAGACCTGGTCGTTCAACACCGCGATGACCGCGCGCACCGCTATGCCCCGGTGCATGGCCGCGACGAACTGGTGGCCGGCCTGATGGTCGACGCATTGGCGCAGGCCAACAACTCTGGCGCGCGCGAGGCCGCATTGGTGCACTTCGTGGAGCGCGTCGGCCCCGATGAGGCAGACGCACTACGCCGTGCGCTGGCCGATCTTGAGGCGAAAGATCCATCTGCTGGCGGTCGCCCCACCGCGTAA
- a CDS encoding M56 family metallopeptidase: MSALAFAILALLLTGPVPALLARARWPYRAPRAAMVLWQAIAAAAVLSAFSSGLAIASRLLAPGPDGHPTATITGEIDRLGWGLWLLYVTVFAITILIGIRLMVSVIRVGVRTRRRRARHRAIVDLLDHKRYCENWRGGYDIHRRRDHDLRVLEVDEPLAYCLPGVRSRVVVSEGTLSTLGHKEVTAIVAHERAHLRARHDLVLEAFTAVHDAFPVIVRSKNALDAVKLLVELLADDAAVRTAGPTPLARALVACAGGPTPVGAMAAGGPTTLIRVRRLGGSGNSLMLSCGAYVAAAAILVVPTLAVVIPWFTELQRLFSK, from the coding sequence GTGTCCGCCCTGGCGTTCGCGATTCTCGCGCTGCTGCTGACCGGTCCCGTACCGGCGTTGCTCGCGCGTGCGCGCTGGCCGTACCGCGCACCCCGCGCCGCCATGGTCTTGTGGCAAGCCATTGCCGCGGCCGCCGTCCTCTCCGCCTTCAGTTCCGGGCTCGCCATCGCCAGCAGACTGCTGGCCCCAGGTCCGGACGGCCACCCCACCGCCACCATCACCGGCGAAATCGACCGTCTCGGTTGGGGTTTGTGGCTGCTCTACGTGACGGTCTTCGCGATCACGATTCTGATCGGTATCCGGCTGATGGTGTCGGTGATCCGGGTCGGGGTACGCACCCGGCGCCGGCGCGCCCGGCACCGGGCGATCGTCGACCTGCTGGACCACAAGCGCTACTGCGAGAACTGGCGCGGTGGCTACGACATCCATCGCCGGCGCGACCACGATCTGCGTGTTCTGGAAGTCGACGAGCCCCTGGCCTACTGCCTGCCCGGCGTACGCAGCCGGGTCGTTGTCAGCGAAGGCACGCTGAGCACCCTGGGGCACAAGGAGGTAACCGCGATCGTCGCGCATGAGCGCGCGCATCTGCGAGCCCGCCACGATCTGGTGCTGGAGGCGTTCACCGCCGTACACGATGCCTTCCCCGTCATTGTCCGCAGTAAGAACGCGCTGGACGCGGTCAAGCTGCTGGTCGAACTGCTTGCCGACGACGCCGCGGTCCGCACTGCCGGCCCGACTCCCTTGGCCCGCGCCCTGGTCGCCTGTGCCGGGGGCCCAACACCGGTCGGCGCGATGGCCGCCGGCGGACCCACCACCCTGATCCGGGTGCGACGTCTCGGCGGCAGCGGCAACAGCCTGATGTTGTCCTGCGGCGCCTACGTCGCGGCGGCGGCCATTCTGGTGGTACCCACCCTGGCCGTTGTCATCCCGTGGTTCACCGAACTGCAACGCCTCTTCAGTAAGTAA
- the gndA gene encoding NADP-dependent phosphogluconate dehydrogenase produces MTAAEGSAQGKAQIGVTGLAVMGSNIARNFARHGYTVALHNRSVAKTDALLAEHGSEGNFIRSESIEEFVAALERPRRVLIMVKAGDPTDAVINELADAMEPGDIIIDGGNSLYTDTIRREKAMADRNLHFVGAGISGGEEGALNGPSIMPGGPKKSYESLGPLLEEISAHVDGVPCCTHIGPDGSGHFVKMVHNGIEYSDMQLIGEAYQLLRDGLGMSAPQIADVFTEWNAGELESYLIEITAEVLQQVDAKTGKPLVDVIVDAAEQKGTGRWTVKSALDLGVPVTGIAEAVFARALSGSKPQRAASAGFTSGKLGEKPSDAKQFIEDVRQALYASKIVAYAQGFNQIAAGSEEYNWDVKPGDLATIWRGGCIIRAQFLNRVKEAFAEQPDLPTLIAAPYFRDAVEKGIDSWRRVVITATALGIPVPGFASSLSYYDGLRTDRLPAALTQAQRDFFGAHTYERIDSPGKFHTLWSGDRSEVEA; encoded by the coding sequence GTGACGGCTGCAGAGGGCTCGGCGCAGGGTAAAGCTCAGATCGGCGTGACGGGTCTGGCCGTCATGGGATCGAATATCGCGCGCAACTTCGCGCGACATGGCTACACGGTTGCGCTGCACAACCGATCGGTAGCCAAGACCGACGCCCTGCTCGCCGAGCACGGATCCGAGGGAAACTTCATCCGCAGCGAAAGCATCGAGGAGTTCGTGGCGGCCCTGGAGCGGCCGCGTCGCGTGCTCATCATGGTCAAGGCCGGTGATCCGACCGACGCGGTGATCAACGAACTGGCCGATGCCATGGAGCCCGGCGACATCATCATCGACGGGGGCAACTCGCTGTACACCGACACCATCCGCCGCGAGAAGGCGATGGCCGACCGTAACCTGCACTTCGTGGGGGCCGGCATCTCCGGTGGCGAGGAGGGCGCACTGAACGGCCCGTCGATCATGCCGGGTGGGCCGAAGAAGTCGTACGAATCCCTCGGCCCGCTGCTGGAGGAGATCTCGGCACACGTCGACGGTGTGCCCTGCTGCACCCACATCGGCCCCGACGGCTCCGGCCATTTCGTGAAGATGGTGCACAACGGCATCGAATACTCCGACATGCAGCTCATCGGCGAGGCCTACCAGCTGCTGCGCGACGGACTGGGGATGAGCGCACCGCAGATCGCCGACGTGTTCACCGAGTGGAACGCCGGTGAGCTGGAGAGCTACCTCATCGAGATCACCGCGGAGGTGCTCCAGCAGGTCGACGCCAAGACCGGCAAGCCGCTGGTGGACGTGATCGTCGACGCCGCCGAGCAGAAGGGCACGGGGCGCTGGACGGTCAAGTCGGCCCTCGATCTCGGGGTGCCGGTCACCGGCATCGCCGAGGCCGTGTTCGCCCGCGCACTGTCCGGCTCGAAGCCGCAGCGTGCGGCATCGGCCGGCTTCACCTCCGGCAAGCTCGGCGAAAAGCCAAGCGATGCAAAGCAGTTCATCGAAGACGTGCGACAGGCCCTGTACGCCTCGAAGATCGTGGCCTACGCGCAGGGGTTCAACCAGATCGCGGCGGGCAGCGAGGAATACAACTGGGACGTCAAGCCCGGCGACCTGGCCACCATCTGGCGCGGCGGCTGCATCATTCGTGCGCAGTTCCTCAACCGCGTCAAGGAAGCCTTCGCCGAACAGCCCGACCTGCCGACGCTCATTGCGGCTCCGTACTTCCGGGACGCAGTCGAGAAGGGCATCGACAGCTGGCGGCGCGTGGTCATCACAGCGACGGCGCTGGGCATTCCGGTGCCCGGGTTCGCCTCCTCGCTGTCCTATTACGACGGCCTGCGCACCGATCGCCTGCCCGCGGCACTCACCCAGGCGCAACGAGATTTCTTCGGAGCGCACACCTATGAGCGCATCGACTCCCCCGGTAAATTCCACACGCTCTGGAGCGGCGACCGTAGCGAAGTAGAGGCGTAG
- a CDS encoding PaaI family thioesterase, whose amino-acid sequence MPDTPEQLSAMPTAPFDKLVGLEYTSLTPDGVTASLTITENLLQPNGIVHGGVYCSVVESVASVSGFVWRAHALGEESAVVGVNNNTDFLRAISTGTLTAASTPIHRGRRQQLWLVTITDDQGRTIARGQVRLQNL is encoded by the coding sequence ATGCCAGACACGCCGGAGCAGCTCAGCGCCATGCCCACCGCGCCCTTCGACAAACTTGTGGGGCTCGAATACACGTCGCTGACACCCGACGGTGTGACCGCCAGCCTCACCATCACCGAGAACCTTCTGCAGCCCAACGGGATCGTGCATGGCGGCGTGTACTGCTCGGTGGTCGAGAGTGTGGCGAGTGTGTCCGGATTCGTGTGGCGGGCCCATGCGCTGGGCGAGGAGAGCGCGGTGGTCGGCGTCAACAACAACACCGACTTTCTGCGAGCGATCTCGACCGGCACGCTCACCGCGGCGTCCACGCCCATACATCGGGGCCGTCGCCAGCAGCTGTGGCTCGTCACCATCACCGACGATCAAGGCCGAACAATCGCGCGCGGGCAGGTGCGTCTGCAGAACCTGTGA